CGCCGAGATCGTGCGCCAACGGCTCAGGAGCAAGTACAGCCATGGATGAGGTACCGGTATGAATCGATTCTGGCGCGGCGGAGAATTGTTCGTCTGGTTGACGGCCTCGGGCGTCGCGGTCAGCCTGCTGATGGTCGGAGGAATGTTGGCTCTCATCATGGTCCACGGCTTAGGTCAATTTTGGCCGGCACCGCTGCAGGAAGTCACCTTAAAGAACCGTCAGATTCTCATCGGCGAGGCCATCGGCCAGGAGCGAATGCCGGGTTCCGTGACCGCGGAACACCCGGAAGGGCTCCGACGCATTCGCTTCAAGGTCGGCAATCGCGATACATTCGGCACAGATTTCCGGTGGGCCAACGAGACGGATATCGAGTCACGCGCCACCCCCGGCGACCTAGTTTTCGTCGAACGCCGGGAGTGGGGACCGGCCTACGGCAGAGTTCAGGGTCTCACCCATCGGGAAGCGGGTGACATCCCGATCGTTGAAGACTGGCCTCAGATCCTTGCTCATCTCGCCTCCGCCACGGAGTTGCGACATCGCATCGAGCGCATCGAACGGGAAGATATCGGCGAGATCAATCAGCGTATCGAGGCCGCGAGCCTTCAGCGCCGGGCCCTTTCTTCGGAAATGGCCGGGACGCCACATGCAGAGACACAAGATCGGGCACTGGCCGGTCGGATGGCCGAACTCGAGCACGAGTATCAGGTGAAAACGGGAGAGCTGGAGGACCTACACCGACGTGCCGACAACGAACACCTCCTCCTCAGTCTGTCCAACGGGAAACGGATCAGCATCCCGCTCTCGCAGATCGTCTCGCTCATGCGTCCGAACGAGATGAATGGGCTCGACAAAACCAAGGCCTATCTCGGCAACCTCTGGACGTTCCTCTCCGGCGAGCCTCGTGAGGCCAATACGGAGGGGGGCATTTTCCCGGCCATCTTCGGCACGGTGTTAATGGTCTTTCTCATGACGCTGGCGGTGATGCCATTCGGCGTGATGGCGGCGATCTACCTTCGGGAGTATGCCAAGCAAGGGGTGATGGTGAGGCTGGTGCGGATCGCGGTGAATAATTTGGCCGGCGTCCCCTCCATCGTATTCGGGGTGTTCGGACTCGCATTCTTCATCTACGCGTTGGGAGGATCGATCGACCGCTGGCTGTTCCCGGAATCTCTTCCCAACCCGACCTTCGGCACAGGCGGAATTCTCTGGGCCTCCCTCACATTGGCCCTGTTGACGGTGCCGGTCGTCATCGTTGCGACGGAGGAAGGCCTGTCGGCCGTCCCTCGGGATTTTCGGGAAGGCTCAGTCGGGCTCGGCGCAACCCGTTTTGAAACGATTTGGCACGTCATCCTCCCCTGTGCGTTGCCGGGTATCCTGACGGGATTGATTTTGGCCATGGCACGAGCGGCCGGTGAAGTCGCTCCCTTGATGCTGACAGGTGTCGTGAAACTGGCGCCGTCACTCCCGCTCGACGATCACTTTCCGTTCCTCCATCTCGATCGGAAATTCATGCATCTCGGATTCCACATTTATGACGTCGGGTTTCAGTCACCCAACGTCGAAGCCGCGAAACCGATGGTGTATATGACAACGCTTGTCTTGATCGTGGTGGTCATCACGTTGAATTGTGTGGCGGTCGTGTTGCGCAACCGCTTGCGTAAGCGCTATGCCGGCTCGGCAGTCTGACATGTTGGAGGACCCGCACATGGAACAAGGATCCAGTACACTCCCGGGCGTCAGCCCGGACATCTCGGCCCGGGCCAAAGCGCCTTCCCTCCGCCCTTCCGTCGACAAGACCCCCTTGCCGCAACCCGCGAGCAGCAAAATGCAGGTCCGAACCCTGGACTTTTTCTACGGCAAGGCGCAAGCCCTCTTCAAGGTGAACCTCACGATCCGCAAGAATTCGGTGACGGCATTCATCGGGCCGTCCGGCTGCGGAAAATCGACGCTCCTACGTTGCCTGAATAGGATGAACGATCTCGTAGAAGGCGCGAGAGCCGTTGGCCGCGTGGAGCTGGACGGGACCGACATTTACAGCCCGCACATCGACGTCACGGACCTTCGCAAACGGGTCGGCATGGTGTTCCAAAAATCCAATCCATTTCCCAAATCCATCTATGACAACGTCGCCTACGGTCCGCGTTTGCATGGAACCAAGAGTCGCGCGACACTGGACCACCTGGTACAGACAAGCTTGCAAGGCGCAGGCTTGTGGGAGGAGGTCAAGGATCGATTGGCGCAGAGCGCCCTTGGCCTCTCCGGCGGGCAGCAGCAGCGTCTGTGTATCGCACGGGCGCTTGCTGTTCAGCCGGAAGTCATTCTAATGGATGAGCCCTGTTCGGCCCTGGATCCGATCGCCACGGGCAGGATCGAAGAACTCATCTTTACCTTGAAGGATCGTTACACGGTCGTGATCGTCACCCACAGCATGCAACAGGCGGCGAGAGTCTCGGACCAGTGCGGCTTCTTCCTCATGGGCGAATTGGTGGAGTTCGGCGATACCAAATCGATCTTCACCATGCCGAAGGACAAGCGGACGGAAGACTACATCACCGGGCGGTTCGGGTAGGATTCACAAGGAGGCCGTGCCCATGCAGCGACATTTCGATCACGACCTGGCCCAGTTGAAAGACCATCTTCTTCGAATGGGCGCCATGGTGGAGCATCAAATTCAGCGGGCCCTGGAGTCCCTGGTCGAGCGCGATTCCGACACCGCCATTTCGGTCATCGAGCGTGACCATGAGGTCAACGCTCTGGACGTCGAAATCGACGACACTTGCATCAAGCTGCTGGCCACTCAGCAACCCACCGCGCGGGATCTTCGCTTCGTCAGCACCGCCATGAAGATTTCCTCTGAGCTCGAGCGCATGGGAGACCTGGCGGACAACATCGCCCAACGCGCGCTCGAGCTGAACGGGGAACCGCAACTCAAGCCCTATATCGACATTCCCAGGATGGCGAATTGGACGATGCGGATGGTCAAGGAATGCTTGGACGCCTTCGTCAATTCCGACCCCGTCCTTGCGCGAAAAGTCTGCGTGGACGACGATGTCGTCGACAGCATCAATGAACAGTTGTTTCGGGAACTGCTCTCCTTTATGCTGGAGAACCCGGCGACGATCACCAGAGCGATCCGGCTCACGTTTGTGGCCAAATCCCTCGAGCGAATCGCCGATCACGCCACCAACATCGCCGAACTCGTGGTGTATATGGTGGAGGGGAAAAACATCCGGCACGTTGCTCCGTCCGCGCCGCTCTGACTGACGCATGCCCAAGCTGGCCGTCCTCGACATCGGAACCAACTCCATCCACATGGTGCTGGCCGAGGTCCAACCCGACTATTCCTATAAAATCCTCGACCGCTTCAAGGACATGACCCGTCTGGGAGACGGCGTCTTTACCACCAAGCGCCTCTCGGATCAGGCCATGACGCGAGGGCTGGACGTGATCAAAACTCTGGTCACCCTTGCCCGCAACAAGGGCTATGAACGCATCGAAGCGGTCGCAACCAGCGCGGTCCGTGAAGCCCGCAACGGCGGAGAATTCCTCGATCATGTGGCTCAACAGACCGGTCTCGTGGTTCGCGTCATCACCGGCGCGGAAGAAGCACGACTCATATTTCTCGGCGTTCAGAACAGTGTGGCATTGCCGGACCAGCCCACGTTGATTATCGACGTCGGCGGCGGCTCTGTGGAGCTGATCGTCGGGAATCGGGAGAAGATCAACCACGCCCGCAGTCTGAAGCTCGGCGCGATCCGGATGAAAGATTTGTATCTGCTCAAGACTCCGCCGTCGAAATCCATGTTGCGCGAGTTGGAAGAGGCCGTCGATCGACAACTCAAGGCGGCGCTTGGCCCCTACAAGAGCAAACGCATCGAGAGCGTGATCGCCACCTCCGGCATGGCGGCCAACCTAGCGGAGGTCATTTACCTCCAGCGCGCCGGACGCCCCCTGCCGCAGCTGAACCTGGCCACGGTCACGGTGAAGGAAATTGTCTCGGTCGAAAAGCGGCTGGCCGACGCGCCCTTGAAGGCCAGGTTGGATATCCCAGGGCTTGACCCCAAACGCGTCGACACGCTGTTGCCCGCCGCCACGGTCTTCCGAATCCTGCTACAGATCCTGGACAAAGACACGCTGACGATCTGCGACAAGGCAATCCGTGAGGGAGTCATTTACGATTTCATTCAGCGCCATCGCGAAGGCATTCAGGCCGAGCGCGATATTCCCGATGTGCGTAAGCGCAATGTCCTGGCCCTGGCCCGACGATGCCATGCGTCCGACGCTCACGGGCAGCACGTCGCCGCCTTGGCGCTGAAACTGTTCGACCACACCAAGGCCCTGCACGGACTGAGTGATCGCCACCGCGAATGCCTGGAGTACGCGGCCATCCTCCACGATATCGGGTATCTCATCAATTCACGGCAGCACCACAAGCACGCCTATTACCTCATCAAGCACAGTGACTTATCCGGGTTGACCGCAGATGAGATCGACATCATCGCCAACGTCGCGCGCTACCACCGGCGCGCGCTACCGGGAAAGAAACACGATGGGTTCGCGTCGTTGCCGCCAGAGACACAGCACGTGATCAAAATCCTGTCCGCGCTCTTGCGCATCGCCGACGGACTGGACCGGAGCCAGTTTGCGGTCGTTCAGAGCGTCGACGTGAAGGTCGGAAAGACGGTGATCATCACGCTTCATGTCTCGGGCGATGCGGAGTTGGAGATCTGGGCCGCGCGCGGGCGCAGTGACCTCTTCCGCAAGGTGTTCAAACGCCCGGTGGAATTCGTCATTCTTTCGCACGAAGACGAGGCTGTATGAGCGAGCAGCTTCCGCCGCGGCCGATGCCCCATCCCTACCCCGGCAAACTCATTATCGTCGAAGGCATCGACGGGTCCGGCAAGAGCACACAGTTGCAATTACTCCAGAAATGGTTGGAGTCGCAGGGCCACAAAGTGTTCTTCACCGAGTGGAACTCCTCCGAACTCGTCAAGGACACCACGAAAAAGGGCAAGAAGAGCAAGAGCCTGACGCCGACCACGTTCAGCCTGTTGCATGCCACGGACTTTGCGACCAGGCTGTACCATGAAATTCTCCCGCCGCTGAAAGCCGGTATGTTGGTTCTAGCCGATCGATACATGTACACGGCCTTCGCCAGAGACGTGGTCCGCGGCGTGTCTCCTGCCTGGGTCAGAAAGCTCTACAGCTTTGCCATCACGCCGGACCTCGCGTTTTACTTTAAGGTCCCGATCGACGTGGCCATCGACCGCCTGCTGGGGGGAACCAGGGCGCAGCTGAAATACTACGAGGCCGGGATGGACCTGGGCCTGAGCCAGGATATCAACGAAAGTTTCCGCATTTTCCAATCGCGCATCCTCGCCGAGTACGACAAGATCGTGGATGAATTCGGTCTCACGGTCATGGACGCGACCAAAGATATTGCAAGCCAACAGGCGGAAATGCGCGAGGTGGCCAGCAAGGCACTGGCGCAATACAAACCACGAAGGGGCACTCATGGCCGGCGGACGCTATTTTGGCGACGGTTTGACGTACCTAAATCCGAGTGATTTGAAGGGCAAGCTCATTGCCGTCGAAGGGACCGATGGCGTGGGGCGTTCCACCCACATCGAATTGCTGCAGGAATGGCTCGAGGTGCAGGGCTATGGAGTGGTGACGACCGGATGGACCCGCTCGAATCTCATGTCCAAAGCGATTGAGATGGCCAAGCAGGGCAACATCATCGACCGATGGTCCTTCAGCCTGCTGTACGCCACCGACTTTGCCGACCGCCTGGAACATCAAATCATTCCGGCCCTCCGATCCGGCTTCATTGTTCTGGCCGATCGCTATATCTATACGGCCTGCGCGAGAGACTATGTCCGGAGCGGCGACCGCAAATGGATCCGAGACGTATTCGGGTTTGCCTTGATTCCGGACCTGGTCTGCTACCTCCGCATCGACGTCGACACCCTCGCCTTGCGGGTGATCGAAAGCAAAGGGATGAACTACTGGGAGAGCGGCATGGATCTCCGGCTCGGCGCGGACCTCTATGATAGCTTTAAGAAGTACCAGGGTCTCCTGATTGAAGAATTCGACAAGATGGCGGAAGAGTTCAACTTCCAAGTCATCGACGCACGCAAATCGCCCGAGGAGATCCAGGAAGAACTCCGGGCCAAGATCCAGTTGCTCCTGTCGGACGCGACCCCCCTGGCGGCCATCTCCCAGACCATCCCACAGTCAGAGTCTTAAGCCTACTCGATCGCGCGCAACAGGCTCGGCGGGAACCACCATTCGAGAATCCCTTTGCCGATCTGCGGCATTTCTTCGCAATGAATCAAACAGGCCCCGGCCTTTTTCACAACCAGACCCGGAATCGGCTTCCCTGCCAACAGCAGGCCCG
This portion of the Nitrospiraceae bacterium genome encodes:
- a CDS encoding Ppx/GppA family phosphatase is translated as MPKLAVLDIGTNSIHMVLAEVQPDYSYKILDRFKDMTRLGDGVFTTKRLSDQAMTRGLDVIKTLVTLARNKGYERIEAVATSAVREARNGGEFLDHVAQQTGLVVRVITGAEEARLIFLGVQNSVALPDQPTLIIDVGGGSVELIVGNREKINHARSLKLGAIRMKDLYLLKTPPSKSMLRELEEAVDRQLKAALGPYKSKRIESVIATSGMAANLAEVIYLQRAGRPLPQLNLATVTVKEIVSVEKRLADAPLKARLDIPGLDPKRVDTLLPAATVFRILLQILDKDTLTICDKAIREGVIYDFIQRHREGIQAERDIPDVRKRNVLALARRCHASDAHGQHVAALALKLFDHTKALHGLSDRHRECLEYAAILHDIGYLINSRQHHKHAYYLIKHSDLSGLTADEIDIIANVARYHRRALPGKKHDGFASLPPETQHVIKILSALLRIADGLDRSQFAVVQSVDVKVGKTVIITLHVSGDAELEIWAARGRSDLFRKVFKRPVEFVILSHEDEAV
- a CDS encoding phosphate ABC transporter ATP-binding protein — translated: MQVRTLDFFYGKAQALFKVNLTIRKNSVTAFIGPSGCGKSTLLRCLNRMNDLVEGARAVGRVELDGTDIYSPHIDVTDLRKRVGMVFQKSNPFPKSIYDNVAYGPRLHGTKSRATLDHLVQTSLQGAGLWEEVKDRLAQSALGLSGGQQQRLCIARALAVQPEVILMDEPCSALDPIATGRIEELIFTLKDRYTVVIVTHSMQQAARVSDQCGFFLMGELVEFGDTKSIFTMPKDKRTEDYITGRFG
- the phoU gene encoding phosphate signaling complex protein PhoU; the protein is MQRHFDHDLAQLKDHLLRMGAMVEHQIQRALESLVERDSDTAISVIERDHEVNALDVEIDDTCIKLLATQQPTARDLRFVSTAMKISSELERMGDLADNIAQRALELNGEPQLKPYIDIPRMANWTMRMVKECLDAFVNSDPVLARKVCVDDDVVDSINEQLFRELLSFMLENPATITRAIRLTFVAKSLERIADHATNIAELVVYMVEGKNIRHVAPSAPL
- a CDS encoding dTMP kinase; this encodes MAGGRYFGDGLTYLNPSDLKGKLIAVEGTDGVGRSTHIELLQEWLEVQGYGVVTTGWTRSNLMSKAIEMAKQGNIIDRWSFSLLYATDFADRLEHQIIPALRSGFIVLADRYIYTACARDYVRSGDRKWIRDVFGFALIPDLVCYLRIDVDTLALRVIESKGMNYWESGMDLRLGADLYDSFKKYQGLLIEEFDKMAEEFNFQVIDARKSPEEIQEELRAKIQLLLSDATPLAAISQTIPQSES
- the pstA gene encoding phosphate ABC transporter permease PstA, with translation MNRFWRGGELFVWLTASGVAVSLLMVGGMLALIMVHGLGQFWPAPLQEVTLKNRQILIGEAIGQERMPGSVTAEHPEGLRRIRFKVGNRDTFGTDFRWANETDIESRATPGDLVFVERREWGPAYGRVQGLTHREAGDIPIVEDWPQILAHLASATELRHRIERIEREDIGEINQRIEAASLQRRALSSEMAGTPHAETQDRALAGRMAELEHEYQVKTGELEDLHRRADNEHLLLSLSNGKRISIPLSQIVSLMRPNEMNGLDKTKAYLGNLWTFLSGEPREANTEGGIFPAIFGTVLMVFLMTLAVMPFGVMAAIYLREYAKQGVMVRLVRIAVNNLAGVPSIVFGVFGLAFFIYALGGSIDRWLFPESLPNPTFGTGGILWASLTLALLTVPVVIVATEEGLSAVPRDFREGSVGLGATRFETIWHVILPCALPGILTGLILAMARAAGEVAPLMLTGVVKLAPSLPLDDHFPFLHLDRKFMHLGFHIYDVGFQSPNVEAAKPMVYMTTLVLIVVVITLNCVAVVLRNRLRKRYAGSAV
- the tmk gene encoding dTMP kinase; translation: MSEQLPPRPMPHPYPGKLIIVEGIDGSGKSTQLQLLQKWLESQGHKVFFTEWNSSELVKDTTKKGKKSKSLTPTTFSLLHATDFATRLYHEILPPLKAGMLVLADRYMYTAFARDVVRGVSPAWVRKLYSFAITPDLAFYFKVPIDVAIDRLLGGTRAQLKYYEAGMDLGLSQDINESFRIFQSRILAEYDKIVDEFGLTVMDATKDIASQQAEMREVASKALAQYKPRRGTHGRRTLFWRRFDVPKSE